Proteins from a genomic interval of Pseudoruegeria sp. SHC-113:
- a CDS encoding AAA family ATPase, with translation MPQPPAVLHMLCGKIASGKSTLAAQLAAAPATVLISEDDWLAALFGAQMQSPADYLTCAEKLQGVMGPHVVSLLREGLSVVLDFPANTPAQRAWMRGIVETAGVVHEMHVIEAPDALCLQRLKARNAQGDHPFAATEEQFHRFTKHYRPPAADEGFLLVAHTAMP, from the coding sequence ATGCCGCAGCCCCCCGCCGTTCTTCACATGCTCTGTGGCAAGATCGCGTCCGGCAAATCCACGCTGGCGGCGCAACTGGCCGCGGCCCCGGCCACGGTGCTGATCTCGGAGGATGACTGGCTCGCGGCGCTCTTCGGCGCGCAGATGCAGAGCCCGGCGGACTACCTGACCTGTGCCGAAAAACTGCAGGGCGTGATGGGTCCGCATGTGGTTTCGCTGCTGCGCGAAGGGCTTTCGGTGGTGCTGGATTTCCCGGCCAACACACCGGCGCAACGCGCCTGGATGCGCGGCATCGTGGAGACCGCGGGCGTTGTCCATGAGATGCATGTGATCGAAGCCCCGGACGCGCTCTGCCTGCAAAGGCTCAAGGCCCGCAACGCGCAAGGCGATCACCCTTTCGCTGCCACGGAAGAGCAGTTCCACCGCTTCACCAAACACTACAGGCCGCCTGCGGCGGACGAGGGCTTCTTGCTGGTGGCGCATACGGCGATGCCCTGA
- a CDS encoding ABC transporter permease produces MTETTAPETATGARKRCISPWSVGAVLVAALVLAPILAVVWIAFNPSENIWPHLMATTLPRYLKTTFVMAASVGVITAFVGAGCAWMLTMYRFPAARYLQWLLLLPLAIPAYVGAYALVDFLEYAGPLQTGLRRIFGWQTSRDYWFPEVRSTGFAILVLSAALFPYVYLLARAAFREQSGSAYEVARALGAGPWQRFWRLGLPMARPAIAVGAAIAMMETVADFGTMDYFAVQTLTTGIFSVWLESNNAGGAAQLAGVVLLLVMLLVTLEKIGRRRSRYYTTSRGQRPVAPVTLTGWRGWLALGLCALPFLFGFVFPVAVILDHALANAERWADPGLIDAFLNTLFVGGVAAGFTVIAALFMVYGVRLSGARLPRLLLPVTTIGYAAPGAVLGVGILIPLAALDNRLADGILALTGHDPGLMLTGTSFALIFAYFVRFFAIAQGAMDGAMGRVAPNLPLAARSLGRSAGGALRDVYAPLMRSSVGAALLLVFVDCVKELPATLLLRPFNYNTLATRVYEQASLENLGDASPAAILVIGVGLAAVLLLARASR; encoded by the coding sequence ATGACAGAGACGACCGCCCCCGAAACCGCCACAGGTGCCCGCAAAAGGTGCATCAGCCCGTGGTCCGTGGGGGCTGTGTTGGTGGCGGCGCTGGTGCTCGCGCCGATCCTCGCGGTGGTCTGGATCGCTTTCAACCCGTCCGAGAACATCTGGCCGCACCTCATGGCCACCACCCTGCCGCGCTACCTGAAAACGACCTTCGTGATGGCGGCCTCCGTGGGCGTGATCACGGCCTTCGTGGGGGCGGGCTGCGCGTGGATGCTGACGATGTACCGCTTCCCGGCCGCGCGCTACCTGCAGTGGCTGCTGCTGCTGCCGCTGGCGATCCCGGCCTATGTGGGGGCCTATGCGCTGGTGGATTTCCTCGAATACGCCGGGCCTCTGCAAACCGGCCTGCGCCGGATCTTCGGCTGGCAGACCTCCCGCGATTACTGGTTCCCCGAGGTGCGCTCCACCGGTTTCGCCATCCTCGTTCTGTCGGCGGCGCTGTTTCCCTATGTCTACCTGCTGGCCCGCGCGGCCTTCCGCGAGCAATCCGGCAGCGCCTATGAGGTCGCCCGGGCGCTGGGCGCGGGGCCGTGGCAGCGCTTCTGGCGGCTGGGCCTGCCGATGGCGCGCCCCGCCATCGCCGTGGGTGCGGCCATCGCCATGATGGAGACCGTCGCCGATTTCGGCACGATGGATTACTTCGCGGTGCAGACGCTGACCACGGGGATCTTCTCGGTTTGGCTGGAAAGCAACAACGCCGGTGGTGCGGCGCAGCTGGCGGGCGTGGTGCTTCTGCTGGTGATGCTGCTGGTGACGCTGGAAAAGATCGGCCGCCGCCGCAGCCGCTATTACACCACAAGCCGGGGCCAGCGCCCGGTGGCGCCCGTCACGCTCACCGGCTGGCGCGGCTGGCTGGCGCTTGGCCTCTGCGCGCTGCCCTTCCTCTTCGGCTTCGTCTTCCCGGTGGCGGTGATCCTCGATCACGCGCTGGCCAATGCCGAGCGCTGGGCCGATCCGGGGCTGATCGATGCCTTCCTGAACACGCTTTTCGTGGGCGGTGTGGCCGCTGGTTTCACGGTGATCGCGGCGCTCTTCATGGTCTATGGCGTGCGCCTGAGCGGCGCGCGGCTGCCGCGCCTGCTGCTGCCCGTGACAACCATCGGCTACGCCGCGCCTGGCGCGGTGCTTGGGGTCGGCATCCTGATCCCGCTGGCCGCGCTCGACAACCGCCTTGCCGACGGCATCCTTGCGCTCACCGGCCATGATCCGGGGCTGATGCTCACCGGCACCTCCTTCGCGCTGATCTTCGCCTATTTCGTGCGCTTTTTCGCCATTGCCCAGGGCGCGATGGACGGCGCCATGGGCCGCGTCGCCCCGAACCTGCCGCTGGCCGCGCGCTCGCTGGGCCGCAGCGCCGGGGGGGCGCTGCGCGACGTTTATGCGCCGCTGATGCGCAGCTCGGTGGGGGCCGCGCTGCTGCTGGTCTTCGTGGATTGCGTGAAGGAACTGCCCGCCACGCTCCTGCTGCGGCCCTTCAACTACAACACGCTGGCCACCCGCGTGTATGAGCAGGCTTCGCTCGAAAACCTCGGCGACGCCTCCCCCGCCGCCATCCTCGTGATCGGTGTCGGCCTTGCCGCTGTGCTCCTGCTGGCTCGCGCGAGCCGTTGA
- a CDS encoding xanthine dehydrogenase family protein molybdopterin-binding subunit has protein sequence MASIGKIARRSFLIGSAAIAGGVAFGVYAARKPFDNPNLATLPDGAASFNPWVIIDAEKITLIAPHADKGQGIFSAQAALIAEELDVDLAQIEISFGLPDKAYFNTAITEAAAGFPLYDVGPMAERVRGFLGGVVKLALPMMATGGSSAIPDTYDKLREAGASARETLKLAASQQSGVPVAELTTERGAVILPDGTELAYTALAGAAAQIAPVTGTPLRDPKEWRILGKPQKRVDMLAKSTGTVRYGIDFRTEGMLHATVRINPRKGGALNGYDASAAEAMPGVRKILPITGGVAVVADNTWRAFQAVDAITFNWGAAPYPAEQAEHWAHLSGIFDDDHLNAEARVEGDVEAAEGEVITGEYRAPYVAHAPLEPLNATILVTEDRVDIWTGHQIQMFAEQIVAEITGVPQENVHLHNMFIGGSFGHRLEFDFIRQAAEIANQMRGTPVQMTYSREEDFAQDFPRHITMGRGMAKVKDGKVHALDVQIAGQSVMRSQMGRMGLSLPGPDTQLHEGAWDAPMFNLPNLRVRSYRTEALAPVSSWRAVGAGPNVFVYETLLDEAIHAAGADPLLERIRLMGHDVSVKVLEAVGEMCNWSGASLGENRGRGVAYGFSFGVAVATVVEVSQTAAGLKLDHVWVAADVGKVIDPVNLENLAQGGTIFGLGHAINCEITYADGMAEQTNYHAHEAMRLWQCPPIAFRALENNPKIRGFGEPPIPPAAPALGNAIFAATGQRLREMPFHKHIAFA, from the coding sequence ATGGCCAGCATCGGAAAAATCGCCCGCCGCAGCTTCTTGATCGGCTCTGCCGCTATCGCCGGGGGCGTTGCCTTCGGCGTCTATGCCGCGCGCAAGCCCTTTGACAATCCAAACCTCGCCACGCTTCCCGACGGCGCGGCCAGCTTCAATCCGTGGGTGATCATCGACGCCGAGAAGATCACGCTGATCGCCCCCCATGCGGACAAGGGGCAAGGGATCTTCTCGGCGCAAGCCGCTCTGATCGCCGAGGAACTGGATGTGGACCTTGCGCAGATCGAGATCAGCTTCGGCCTGCCCGACAAGGCCTATTTCAACACCGCCATCACCGAAGCCGCCGCGGGCTTTCCGCTCTATGATGTCGGCCCAATGGCCGAACGGGTGCGCGGCTTTCTAGGCGGCGTCGTCAAACTGGCGCTGCCGATGATGGCCACGGGCGGCTCCTCGGCCATCCCCGACACCTATGACAAGCTGCGCGAAGCCGGGGCCAGCGCACGCGAAACCCTCAAGCTGGCGGCAAGCCAGCAAAGCGGCGTGCCCGTGGCCGAGCTGACCACGGAGCGCGGGGCCGTCATCCTGCCGGATGGCACGGAACTCGCCTATACCGCGCTGGCCGGTGCAGCGGCACAGATCGCCCCCGTCACCGGCACCCCGCTGCGCGACCCGAAGGAGTGGAGGATCCTCGGAAAGCCCCAGAAGCGGGTTGATATGCTGGCGAAATCCACCGGCACGGTCCGCTACGGCATCGATTTCCGCACGGAAGGCATGCTCCATGCCACTGTCAGGATTAACCCGCGCAAAGGCGGCGCGCTGAACGGCTATGACGCCTCCGCCGCCGAAGCCATGCCCGGCGTTCGCAAGATCCTGCCCATCACCGGCGGTGTCGCCGTGGTGGCCGACAACACGTGGCGGGCGTTTCAGGCCGTTGACGCGATCACGTTCAACTGGGGCGCGGCCCCCTACCCGGCGGAACAAGCAGAGCATTGGGCGCATCTGTCGGGGATCTTCGATGACGATCACCTGAACGCCGAGGCCCGCGTGGAAGGCGATGTGGAGGCCGCCGAGGGCGAGGTGATCACCGGCGAATACCGCGCGCCCTATGTCGCCCATGCACCGCTGGAGCCACTGAATGCCACCATCCTCGTGACCGAGGATCGGGTGGACATCTGGACGGGTCACCAGATCCAGATGTTCGCCGAACAGATCGTGGCCGAGATCACCGGCGTGCCGCAGGAGAACGTGCACCTGCACAACATGTTCATCGGCGGCAGCTTCGGGCACCGGCTGGAGTTCGATTTCATCCGGCAAGCCGCCGAGATCGCCAACCAGATGCGCGGCACACCGGTGCAGATGACCTATTCGCGCGAGGAGGATTTCGCGCAGGATTTCCCCCGCCACATCACGATGGGGCGCGGCATGGCCAAGGTGAAGGACGGCAAGGTCCATGCGCTGGATGTTCAGATCGCCGGGCAATCGGTGATGCGCAGCCAGATGGGCCGCATGGGGCTGAGCCTGCCGGGCCCGGACACCCAACTGCACGAAGGGGCGTGGGATGCGCCGATGTTCAACCTGCCGAACCTGCGCGTGCGCTCCTATCGCACGGAAGCGCTTGCGCCTGTCTCCTCCTGGCGCGCCGTTGGGGCGGGGCCGAATGTGTTCGTCTATGAAACGCTGCTGGACGAGGCGATCCACGCCGCCGGGGCCGATCCGCTGCTGGAGCGCATCCGCCTGATGGGGCATGACGTGTCGGTCAAGGTGCTGGAGGCGGTGGGCGAGATGTGCAACTGGTCCGGTGCTTCGCTCGGCGAAAACCGCGGGCGCGGCGTGGCCTATGGCTTCTCCTTCGGCGTGGCGGTGGCCACCGTCGTCGAGGTCAGCCAGACGGCGGCGGGCCTCAAGCTCGATCATGTCTGGGTGGCGGCAGACGTGGGCAAGGTGATCGATCCGGTGAACCTTGAGAACCTCGCACAGGGCGGCACTATCTTTGGGCTGGGCCATGCGATCAACTGCGAGATCACCTATGCCGACGGTATGGCCGAGCAGACGAATTACCACGCCCATGAGGCGATGCGCCTGTGGCAATGCCCGCCGATCGCCTTCCGGGCGCTGGAAAACAACCCGAAGATTCGGGGCTTTGGCGAACCGCCGATCCCGCCTGCCGCCCCGGCCCTTGGCAATGCGATCTTCGCAGCGACCGGCCAGCGCCTGCGCGAAATGCCGTTCCACAAGCATATCGCCTTCGCCTGA
- a CDS encoding (2Fe-2S)-binding protein, translating to MRLTVNGTGYEVDVEPDMPLLWVLRDELNITGPKYGCGIAQCGACTVHIDGLPVRSCQAQIGDLDGAEVTTIEGLGQPGSLHAVQAAWIEAQVAQCGYCQAGQIMQAAALLEFNPAPTDEDIDAVMSGNLCRCGTYPRIRAAIHAAAQKLQEA from the coding sequence ATGCGACTGACCGTGAATGGCACCGGGTATGAGGTGGATGTCGAGCCCGACATGCCGCTGCTTTGGGTTTTGCGCGATGAGCTGAACATCACCGGCCCGAAATACGGCTGCGGCATTGCCCAATGCGGGGCCTGCACCGTGCATATCGACGGATTGCCCGTGCGCAGCTGTCAGGCCCAGATCGGCGATCTGGACGGGGCCGAGGTGACAACCATCGAAGGGCTTGGCCAGCCCGGCAGCCTGCATGCCGTGCAAGCGGCGTGGATCGAGGCGCAGGTGGCGCAATGCGGTTACTGCCAGGCCGGCCAGATCATGCAGGCCGCCGCACTTCTGGAGTTCAACCCGGCCCCGACCGATGAGGACATCGACGCCGTCATGTCGGGCAACCTGTGCCGCTGCGGCACCTACCCCCGCATCCGCGCCGCCATCCACGCCGCCGCTCAGAAGCTGCAGGAGGCCTGA
- a CDS encoding DEAD/DEAH box helicase: MQDFPNLPHTLSAALQGKGYSDLTPVQLAVLDEDLRGKDLLVSAQTGSGKTVGFGLTIAQDILEEDGTFGRPAAPLAVVIAPTRELALQVRREFDWLFAQAGVVTASAVGGLDTRTERRALERGAHIVVATPGRLRDHAMRGGIDLSDVRAVVLDEADEMLDMGFSEDLEYILEQIPETRRTLMFSATVPGGIAKLAKTYQKEDAQRLKIGSASSQHADIAYHALNVAPSDIEKAIINVLCYHAAQTAIVFANTRAMVARLTAKFSNRGFKVVSLSGELSQAERNNAMQALRDGRANVCVATDVAARGIDLPGLELVIHADLPSNAETLLHRSGRTGRAGRKGESILIVPARHRSKAQRLLKTAKLNATWGAPPSAEEVLEREEERIIADPALNEALSPEEAAFATRLLAERSPEQVVAAYLRLYREKNSAPEILGTPPERGKKAKPDHADFGPSTWFSLSLGRKDRAEPRWLLPMLCRNAGLAKGAIGAIRVQYQETFVEIATAAVPAMKQELGAGLAVEQGAALTELEGVPDFDASPKGPPADPRPAQAFADTPKRTFEKRQKPERKPERKAEHQPDRQEEPEEPVYAPTPKPAKPKPFEKSAGKHAGTGKGGKGAAPKSKKTFKPGKRQSWDDSTPDAPKSKREGKPRHSAKQKAKAREERASGRTYEKGGAAKPFRKPSKKH; the protein is encoded by the coding sequence ATGCAAGATTTTCCGAACCTTCCCCATACGCTGTCGGCGGCGCTGCAGGGCAAGGGCTATAGCGATCTGACACCCGTGCAGTTGGCCGTTCTGGACGAAGATCTGCGCGGCAAGGATCTGCTTGTCTCGGCACAGACCGGCTCGGGCAAGACGGTGGGCTTTGGCCTGACCATCGCGCAGGATATTCTTGAAGAGGATGGCACCTTCGGGCGCCCCGCCGCGCCGCTTGCCGTGGTCATTGCGCCGACGCGGGAACTGGCGCTGCAGGTGCGTCGCGAATTTGACTGGCTCTTCGCGCAGGCCGGTGTGGTGACGGCGTCCGCCGTGGGCGGCCTTGACACCCGCACCGAACGCCGCGCGCTGGAGCGGGGGGCGCATATCGTCGTTGCCACCCCCGGCCGTCTGCGTGATCACGCCATGCGCGGCGGCATCGATCTGAGCGATGTGCGCGCCGTGGTGCTCGATGAGGCCGACGAGATGCTCGACATGGGCTTCTCCGAGGATCTGGAATACATCCTCGAGCAGATCCCCGAAACGCGGCGCACGCTGATGTTCTCTGCCACGGTGCCCGGCGGCATCGCCAAGCTCGCAAAGACCTACCAGAAAGAAGACGCGCAGCGCCTCAAGATCGGCAGCGCGAGCTCCCAGCACGCCGATATCGCCTATCACGCGCTGAACGTTGCGCCGTCCGACATCGAGAAGGCGATCATCAATGTGCTCTGCTACCACGCCGCCCAGACGGCGATCGTCTTTGCCAACACCCGCGCCATGGTGGCGCGGCTGACCGCGAAGTTTTCCAACCGGGGCTTCAAGGTCGTCTCGCTCTCCGGTGAACTCAGCCAGGCTGAGCGCAACAACGCGATGCAAGCGCTGCGCGACGGGCGCGCGAATGTCTGCGTGGCCACGGATGTGGCGGCGCGGGGGATCGATCTTCCGGGGCTGGAACTGGTGATCCACGCCGATCTGCCGTCCAACGCCGAAACGCTGCTGCACCGCTCGGGGCGCACCGGGCGCGCGGGCCGCAAGGGGGAATCGATCCTGATCGTGCCCGCACGGCACCGCTCGAAGGCGCAGCGTCTGCTCAAAACAGCCAAGCTCAACGCCACATGGGGCGCGCCGCCCTCTGCTGAAGAGGTGCTGGAGCGCGAAGAGGAGCGCATCATCGCCGATCCGGCCCTGAACGAGGCCCTCAGCCCCGAAGAAGCCGCTTTCGCCACCCGGCTGCTGGCCGAACGCTCGCCCGAACAGGTGGTCGCCGCCTATCTGCGCCTGTACCGGGAAAAGAACTCGGCCCCCGAGATCCTCGGCACGCCGCCCGAGCGTGGAAAGAAGGCCAAACCCGATCATGCCGATTTCGGCCCGAGCACATGGTTTTCGCTGTCGCTGGGGCGGAAGGATCGCGCGGAGCCCCGCTGGCTCCTGCCCATGCTCTGCCGCAACGCCGGTCTGGCCAAAGGCGCGATCGGTGCCATTCGCGTGCAATATCAAGAAACTTTCGTGGAGATCGCCACGGCGGCTGTGCCTGCGATGAAGCAGGAACTGGGCGCAGGGCTAGCCGTCGAGCAGGGGGCGGCGCTGACCGAACTGGAGGGCGTGCCGGATTTCGACGCATCGCCCAAAGGGCCGCCGGCGGATCCGCGCCCGGCGCAGGCGTTTGCAGACACGCCCAAAAGGACCTTCGAGAAGCGCCAAAAGCCAGAACGGAAGCCAGAACGGAAGGCTGAACATCAGCCGGACCGTCAAGAAGAGCCGGAAGAGCCCGTCTACGCGCCCACCCCGAAACCCGCCAAGCCCAAGCCTTTCGAGAAGAGCGCAGGCAAACACGCGGGCACCGGCAAGGGGGGCAAGGGGGCCGCGCCGAAATCGAAGAAGACGTTCAAACCGGGCAAGCGGCAAAGCTGGGACGACAGCACGCCGGATGCGCCCAAGTCCAAGCGCGAAGGCAAGCCTCGGCACAGCGCCAAGCAAAAGGCCAAGGCCAGGGAAGAGCGTGCCTCGGGGCGTACATATGAAAAAGGCGGGGCGGCAAAGCCGTTTCGCAAGCCCTCGAAGAAACACTGA
- a CDS encoding aldehyde dehydrogenase family protein, which produces MDFTTQMYFGGQLCAGEGGVDVINPATEGLVARVAAAGYGDVERALKAARAAAPGWAATSVAERQRWMHKLREAVLANEEHLRLCIHHEMGKPWGGTQEDFDLLERALRFYAEEIQRVQDETLRDLEGTHDHRIVYEPVGVAVAYLAWNFPLLNLAYKIAPAMAAGVPIVIRPSAATPLSAYAVGRLCHEIGLPPGVVNILTTDGYGPSDALAASTIPNLITLIGSTATGKHLMKVGATSIKRFSMELGGNAPVLVFNDADLDLAAEIVTTVKFNNAGQICVTPNRVFVERGVYAAFRDKVVARAKAAKVGFDRHADILTGPMIDGRAWGRVKGLIDDAIAKGATCLAGGDRPEGFETGHFLAPTVLDGVTEDMAIYQNEIFGPVVSLIPFEDRGMLLDRANDGEEGGLASYVFTADLALAEAMARGLRCGEVQINGVKYDIHLPHGGIGQSGIGHDCSRLALNDYLVVKRISRALSAGEAA; this is translated from the coding sequence ATGGATTTCACGACGCAGATGTATTTCGGTGGGCAGCTTTGCGCAGGCGAAGGCGGGGTGGATGTGATCAACCCGGCCACCGAGGGGCTTGTGGCGCGCGTCGCGGCAGCGGGCTACGGGGATGTAGAGCGCGCCCTTAAGGCGGCGCGGGCAGCGGCGCCGGGCTGGGCGGCCACATCGGTGGCCGAGCGCCAGCGCTGGATGCACAAGCTGCGCGAGGCCGTGCTGGCCAATGAAGAGCATCTGCGCCTCTGTATCCACCACGAGATGGGCAAGCCCTGGGGGGGGACGCAGGAGGATTTCGACCTGCTGGAGCGCGCGCTGCGCTTCTACGCCGAGGAAATCCAGCGCGTACAGGATGAAACCCTGCGCGACTTGGAGGGCACCCATGATCACCGCATCGTCTATGAACCCGTCGGGGTGGCGGTGGCCTATCTGGCGTGGAACTTCCCGCTGCTCAATCTGGCCTATAAGATTGCCCCGGCGATGGCTGCCGGTGTGCCCATCGTGATCCGCCCCTCCGCCGCCACGCCGCTCTCGGCCTATGCGGTGGGGCGGCTCTGCCACGAGATCGGCCTGCCGCCCGGCGTGGTGAACATCCTCACGACCGACGGCTATGGCCCTTCGGATGCGCTGGCGGCCTCGACCATCCCGAACCTCATCACGCTGATCGGCTCCACCGCCACGGGCAAACACCTGATGAAGGTGGGGGCGACCTCGATCAAGAGGTTCTCCATGGAACTGGGCGGCAACGCGCCGGTGCTGGTGTTCAACGACGCTGATCTGGATCTCGCCGCCGAGATCGTGACCACGGTGAAATTCAACAATGCCGGCCAGATCTGCGTGACGCCCAATCGGGTCTTCGTGGAGCGCGGCGTCTATGCGGCCTTCCGCGACAAGGTGGTGGCGCGGGCGAAGGCGGCGAAGGTCGGCTTTGACCGCCACGCCGACATTCTGACAGGGCCGATGATCGACGGCCGCGCCTGGGGACGCGTGAAGGGGTTGATCGACGATGCCATCGCGAAGGGCGCCACCTGCCTTGCCGGGGGCGACCGCCCCGAAGGCTTTGAGACAGGCCATTTCCTTGCCCCCACCGTGCTTGATGGCGTGACGGAGGACATGGCGATTTACCAGAACGAGATCTTCGGCCCCGTTGTCAGCCTGATCCCCTTTGAGGATCGCGGCATGCTGCTTGATCGCGCCAATGACGGTGAGGAAGGCGGGCTTGCCTCCTATGTCTTCACCGCCGATCTGGCGCTGGCCGAGGCGATGGCGCGGGGGCTGCGCTGTGGCGAGGTGCAAATCAACGGGGTGAAATACGATATTCACCTGCCGCACGGCGGTATCGGGCAATCCGGCATCGGGCATGATTGCTCGCGGCTGGCGCTGAACGATTACCTCGTCGTCAAACGCATCTCGCGCGCGCTGTCGGCAGGAGAAGCGGCATGA
- a CDS encoding mandelate racemase/muconate lactonizing enzyme family protein, translated as MKITRITSHVLHCDMPEELGYSQQYYAKRTAHIVEVETDAGLTGWGECFGPGTVAVANKCIVEKVIQPLILGMDALDRDVIWHRVYNLLRDHGQKGMPLQALSGVDIALWDIAGKAAGLPVHKLIGGAHRSEVRAYGYGMMLKRESLADHVARFEDEAAAIKGMGFAATKMKIGLGPKEDAKLIEAVRRGVGDDFDFMADANHAYNTADAFYVGRVLEEAGAFWFEEPVAPEDLDGYRELRAGLKVNISGGEAEFSRWGWRALLESRGLDIAQPEVCALGGITEYLRVLALCHAHFTPVFNHVWGSAIAVATNLQLLAAMPPLPGGLFPRAPWLEFDTTENRFRDHLLTEPLDIQGQVARNGGLIAVPQGPGLGVEPDRDFLKTYAMDA; from the coding sequence ATGAAGATCACCCGTATCACCAGCCATGTTCTACACTGCGACATGCCCGAGGAACTGGGCTATTCGCAGCAGTATTACGCCAAACGCACCGCCCATATCGTGGAGGTGGAGACCGACGCGGGCCTCACCGGCTGGGGCGAGTGTTTCGGCCCCGGCACCGTCGCGGTCGCCAACAAGTGCATTGTCGAGAAGGTCATCCAGCCGTTGATCCTTGGCATGGACGCGCTGGATCGCGACGTGATTTGGCACCGCGTCTACAACCTTTTGCGCGATCACGGCCAGAAAGGCATGCCGCTGCAGGCGCTCTCGGGCGTGGACATCGCCCTGTGGGACATCGCCGGCAAGGCCGCCGGGCTGCCGGTGCACAAACTGATCGGCGGGGCGCATCGCAGTGAGGTGCGCGCCTATGGCTATGGCATGATGCTCAAGCGCGAAAGCCTTGCCGATCACGTGGCGCGCTTCGAAGACGAGGCCGCTGCGATCAAGGGCATGGGTTTTGCCGCCACCAAGATGAAGATCGGCCTTGGCCCGAAGGAGGACGCCAAGCTGATCGAAGCCGTGCGCCGGGGCGTGGGGGATGACTTCGATTTCATGGCCGACGCCAACCACGCCTATAACACTGCTGACGCCTTCTACGTGGGCCGGGTGCTGGAGGAAGCCGGCGCTTTCTGGTTCGAAGAGCCTGTCGCGCCCGAGGATCTGGACGGCTACCGCGAGCTGCGCGCCGGGCTGAAGGTCAATATTTCAGGCGGCGAGGCGGAGTTCAGCCGCTGGGGCTGGCGCGCGCTGCTGGAATCGCGTGGGCTCGACATCGCCCAGCCCGAGGTCTGCGCGCTGGGCGGGATCACCGAATACCTGCGCGTTCTGGCCCTGTGCCACGCCCATTTTACCCCGGTGTTCAACCATGTCTGGGGTTCGGCCATTGCCGTGGCCACCAACCTGCAGCTGCTCGCTGCCATGCCGCCCTTGCCCGGCGGGCTGTTTCCACGCGCGCCCTGGCTGGAGTTTGACACCACCGAGAACCGTTTCCGCGATCACCTGCTCACCGAGCCTCTGGACATTCAAGGGCAGGTGGCGCGCAACGGTGGTCTGATCGCCGTGCCGCAGGGCCCCGGTCTTGGCGTGGAGCCGGACCGGGACTTCCTGAAAACCTACGCGATGGACGCCTGA
- a CDS encoding 2-dehydro-3-deoxygalactonokinase yields MIACVAVDWGTSSFRLWALSAAGEVLAERRSAEGMGRLAPEDFAPVLEAHLAALSVLREVPVLICGMAGAAAGWRNVPYLPAPCLLTSIAGGAVQVGQGGRDIRILPGVAQHDVRRPDVMRGEETLLLGLLQGDHPPAARLCCLPGTHSKWARIEHGCLTGFSTYMTGELFARLTEGGTLAGFMQAGIFVPEAFEAGLRAALEEPAALTRALFGLRAGALLAPDRAPEAASRLSGLLIGQEIAGLGTTPKAPVALVASGLMAERYQRAFAIAGLPYRLCDADPLARAGLLAAARAIWPALSRPRMAV; encoded by the coding sequence ATGATTGCATGTGTGGCCGTGGATTGGGGCACCTCCAGCTTTCGCCTCTGGGCCTTGTCGGCCGCCGGGGAGGTGCTGGCGGAGCGGCGCTCGGCAGAGGGCATGGGCCGTCTTGCGCCCGAGGATTTCGCGCCGGTGCTGGAGGCGCATCTCGCCGCGCTCTCGGTGCTGCGCGAGGTGCCGGTGCTGATCTGCGGCATGGCCGGGGCCGCCGCGGGCTGGCGCAACGTGCCCTATTTGCCCGCGCCGTGCCTGCTGACGTCCATCGCGGGGGGCGCTGTTCAGGTGGGGCAGGGCGGGCGCGACATCCGCATCCTGCCCGGCGTGGCGCAGCATGATGTCCGCCGCCCGGACGTGATGCGTGGCGAGGAAACGCTGCTGCTGGGGCTGCTGCAGGGCGACCACCCACCGGCTGCGCGGCTGTGCTGCCTGCCGGGCACCCATTCCAAATGGGCGCGGATCGAACATGGCTGCTTGACCGGCTTCTCCACCTATATGACGGGCGAGCTCTTCGCCCGGCTCACTGAGGGCGGCACCTTGGCGGGGTTCATGCAGGCCGGGATCTTTGTGCCTGAAGCTTTCGAGGCAGGCCTGCGCGCGGCGCTAGAGGAGCCTGCGGCACTCACCCGTGCCCTGTTCGGCCTGCGTGCGGGCGCGCTGCTGGCCCCTGACCGCGCGCCGGAAGCCGCCTCGCGCCTCTCGGGCCTCTTGATCGGGCAGGAAATCGCGGGCCTTGGCACAACGCCGAAAGCGCCCGTCGCGCTCGTGGCCTCGGGCCTGATGGCGGAGCGCTACCAGCGGGCCTTTGCCATTGCCGGGCTGCCCTACAGGCTGTGTGATGCCGATCCACTGGCCCGCGCCGGTTTGCTGGCGGCGGCACGTGCGATCTGGCCCGCGCTCAGCCGCCCCCGGATGGCGGTCTGA